AAAATTATTGCGGCTCTCGATACAAGCAAATATTTATGTGATAAAACTGTACATATTATTGTTCCACGTCAAAATCAACCATATAGTTTAATCCTAGTGTTAGCTTTGATTAATTCTAATTTATTTGATTATTTTTATAAATTTATCTCTCAAGAAACAGACGGAAGAGCTTTTGCCCAAGTTAAAGCTACTTATATAAAAAAGCTTCCACTTCCAAATATTGATAGATTAAAAGGGACATCCATATATAAAGTTGCTAATGAAGTTGTAACTCTAAAATCCGAAGGTAAAGACACCACTGCATTAGAACAACAAATCGACAACCTCGTTTACAAACTTTACGAACTCACCTATCAAGAAGTAAAAGCGAGCGATCCAGAATTTGAACTAACAGAACAAGAATACACAGAAATTAAAATGGAGTAAAGCCTGTAATACAAATAAAATTAAAAGTTCCATAAACAATAAAGATAATAGGAGTAAATACCATGTCAGACAAAGAACAACTAATCCATGAACTCGATCAAGCGCCCGACTTTCTAGTGCGCGAAGTCTTGAACTTCTTTTTATTCATCAAAACTCGAACCAATGAAAACTACAAACAAGAATCTATCCACAAGACCAAAGAATCTAATATTCCAGATTTTTTGAGCTTTATTGATCAAGTCAATTCTGAGATCCCAACAGAAACAAATATTCCTAAAGACCTTGCCAAAAATTTAGATCATTATCTATACGGCACACCCAAAGAACAAGCATGAAAAAAGTATTTGCAGATACAGGCTATTGGATTGCCCTACTCAACCCCGACGATGACCTACATCAAAAAGCCCGACAAATATCAGTTACCTTAATCTCAACCCCCATAGTTACCAGTGAAATGGTATTTACTGAACTTCTCAACGCCTTCTCTGGCAAAGGTAAATCCTATCGACAAAAAGCCGTTAGATTTATCAAACACGCCTTTACAAATCCTGAAATCGAAGTGGTTTTGCAGACTGACGCACTATTTCAAAATGCTCTTGAGCTATACGATCAACGTCCCGATCAAGCTTGGAGTCATACAGATTGCACATCATTTCAAATCATGCAGCAACAAAATATATTAGAAGCGATCGCCTATGATAAACATTTTGAACAAGCAGGATTTATAGCCTTGCTGAGATAAATCGAAGAAGTTTACCTATGCTGATACGAGTGAATTAGAAAAGGCGATCGACAACCTCGTTTACAAACTTTACAAACTCACCTATCAAGAAGTAAAAGCGATCGATCCAGAATTTACACTAACAGAACAAGAATACACAGTAATTAAAACAGAATAGGAGGTAAAAAAATGACACTCGCCGAACTACTACCCGCCGCCCGAAAACTCACTGTAACAGAAAAAGTTAAACTAATTCGGATTCTTGCAGAAGACCTAGATACACTTGAAGACATCCAGCCATCAGAAACCTTAAAAGATCAAAACTTATCCAAAGCAGTTACAACAAAGAGTAAAAAACAACGCCCATTTGGTTTATGCGCTGGAGAATTTGTAGTTCCCGAAGACTTCGATGCACCATTGCCAGAAGAAATTTTGCAAGCCTTTGAAGGAAAATGAAAATTTTGTTAGACACACATATTTTCTTATGGTTTATCAGTCGTGATCAACGACTAACGATAGATATGCAAGAAATCATTCAAGACCTAGACAACGAAATTTATTTAAGCGTTGTTTCGACTTGGGAAGCCATTGTTAAATATCAGTTAGGTAAACTACTATTGCCAGAATCTCCTGAAATATACTTCCCTAAACACTGCGATCGCCATCAAATTCTTAATCTCGATCTTGATCAAGCCAGTGTAACTCAACTAGCTAAGCTCCCATCTTTACATCGAGATCCCTTTGACAGAATGCTTATTTGTCAAGCCATACAAAATGACATGGCGATCGCCACAGTAGACGAAGCAATTAGAGCTTACCCAGTCAATTTACTTAAACTGTGACAAACTGCTAAAAAAGGCGATCGCCATGCTGATACGAGCGAATTAGAAAAGGCGATTAATAATTTAGTTTACAAACTCTATATAATTCACCCATTTAGCTTCACGGAAGCTGAATATAAAGCGATAAAAGTAAAATAATCACTATGCCCAAGCCGAAGACTACTCTGATCCTTAACCCCAAACCCCAATCGCAAATTACGCTCAGTGAATATATCACCGAGATCGCATGGTCACCCAATAGTAAATACCTCGCCGCCGCCACCGCCGCAGGAGAGCTAGCTCTATTCGATGAAGCAAAGGCGGGTAATGATCTCCAGCAAAAACTGATTGAATTACAAGCACCAACAGAAATTTCGGTAGATTGTCTGGGATTCTCGGCAGATGGGCAATGGCTAGCATCGGGGGGACAGGATGGTAAGGTGCGCGTATGGAAGTTAGATGGGGAGAAACCTGCGATCGCCGCAACCCTCGATCTTGGCAAAACATGGATCGAGCATCTAGTTTGGCATCCCACACGCGCTGAATTTGCGTTTAGCTTCGGCAAATATGTGCAAATCTGGAGCGCGGAAACTTTAGATATTGTAACGACTTTGCATTTTGAGCAGTCAACGGTTTTGGCGATCGCTTGGCATCCAAACGGCGAATATCTTACAGTTGGCGGTGATGGAGGGATTAGAGTTTGGTCTGCTAAGGATTGGTATGAAGATCCAATTCCATTTGAAATGCCTACTGCTACATCTAAATTGGCTTGGGATCGCATTGGAGAATATCTAGTCGCCAGTACTCTCGACAACTTAGTAGTGGTGATGCAATGGCTCGGAACTGATTTTGATGCTTCACCTTGGCGGATGCAGGGCTTTCCTGGAAAGATCCGCTCCTTTGATTGGTCTGCGAGCAAAACTTCGCCGTTATTGTCTTCCTCTAGTGGCTCGGATGTGGTCGTATGGGAAAAACACGCTGACCTGAATGTGGGTTGGGAAGGTGAAGTGATTAAAGGGCACAACAGCATTGTGGGTATTGTTGCTTTTAAGCCCAAATCAGCAATACTGGTTTCTGCCGATGAAAATGGCAGAATTGCTATTTGGAAAGATGCTAAGGATTGGGTGCAGGCTTTAGAAACGCCAATGGGTGAGATTACGGCTTTGCAATGGCAACCTCATGGCAAAAAGTTAGCCGCCGCCAATGCTGATGGAGAGCTAATGCTTTGGACTGAATCTTCACAGGGCAAAGGTTTTCGATAAGTAAAAGGCATCACTTAGTGATGCCTTTTACTGGGATTGGTTTTAAAAACGCAAAATGGCGTAGCCATTTTGTGTTTTGGTATAAAGCACACATACCGTGATATCATAACAATTGCTTTGCTTAGCCTAAGAACCTACATGACATATTTGGAGAGGTGGCAGAGTGGTTGAATGCGTCTGACTCGAAATCAGATTTAGGGTCACACCTAACGGGAGTTCGAATCTCCCCCTCTCCGTACCATAAAAATAACCTCAGTTCGGGTTAATTTCAAACTACTTCCTAAGATAGGATTCGCGCAGCGAACCCTATCTTAGAGCAAAAACAGTAAAAACCTCGCTTCGCGAGGCTTTTACTGTTTTTGCTCTTAAAATTTTGTAGCTTATCCCGAACTCACGTAAAAAATAATAAGGTAATAAGGAGAGATTGCTGCGTCGCAGCAATCTCTCCTTATTATTTTTTACAGCGCGTTGCTATATGATCCAACTCCGCAAATTCTCTTTAAGTTTTTGTTTGATAA
This genomic stretch from Pseudanabaena galeata CCNP1313 harbors:
- a CDS encoding type II toxin-antitoxin system VapC family toxin; protein product: MKKVFADTGYWIALLNPDDDLHQKARQISVTLISTPIVTSEMVFTELLNAFSGKGKSYRQKAVRFIKHAFTNPEIEVVLQTDALFQNALELYDQRPDQAWSHTDCTSFQIMQQQNILEAIAYDKHFEQAGFIALLR
- a CDS encoding type II toxin-antitoxin system VapC family toxin, with product MKILLDTHIFLWFISRDQRLTIDMQEIIQDLDNEIYLSVVSTWEAIVKYQLGKLLLPESPEIYFPKHCDRHQILNLDLDQASVTQLAKLPSLHRDPFDRMLICQAIQNDMAIATVDEAIRAYPVNLLKL
- a CDS encoding WD40 repeat domain-containing protein, which translates into the protein MPKPKTTLILNPKPQSQITLSEYITEIAWSPNSKYLAAATAAGELALFDEAKAGNDLQQKLIELQAPTEISVDCLGFSADGQWLASGGQDGKVRVWKLDGEKPAIAATLDLGKTWIEHLVWHPTRAEFAFSFGKYVQIWSAETLDIVTTLHFEQSTVLAIAWHPNGEYLTVGGDGGIRVWSAKDWYEDPIPFEMPTATSKLAWDRIGEYLVASTLDNLVVVMQWLGTDFDASPWRMQGFPGKIRSFDWSASKTSPLLSSSSGSDVVVWEKHADLNVGWEGEVIKGHNSIVGIVAFKPKSAILVSADENGRIAIWKDAKDWVQALETPMGEITALQWQPHGKKLAAANADGELMLWTESSQGKGFR